A DNA window from Vigna angularis cultivar LongXiaoDou No.4 chromosome 1, ASM1680809v1, whole genome shotgun sequence contains the following coding sequences:
- the LOC108322181 gene encoding VIN3-like protein 2 translates to MATDSSFEGLALDPSKCSKLSMEEKRELVYEVSKWSHGASEILQSWSRQEILQILCAEMGKERKYTGLTKLKIIENLLKIVSEKKSGGHETATDPEPHSSPASGQKPAKRQRKSENPSQLPVPVTSISVNNGSDSVNTTYCKNSACKATMNQTDAFCKRCSCCICHQYDDNKDPSLWLICSSENPFPGVSCGLSCHLECALKHDGSGIVKDGDRPKLDGGFYCVACGKVNDLLGCWRKQLMVAKDTRRVDILCYRVSLSQRLLQGTEKYDELYKIVDEAVKKLEPEVGPLTGSPVKIGRGIVNRLSSGPEVQKQCGFALESLDSLLSKRILPSSPNPTTQDAHLVAPNMVRFEDVSATSLTIILGSEEPSGENIAAYTMWYRKADEVDYPMEPTCTSLVPNRRFSVRGLLPGTEYRFKVVSNDSRVSGVCEVQISTELGEDEVPNCSATERSQSPVTNCSSLSNPSSVEDETNNCNPYSDLTNNRAGHYPSFRKESDQLASGNLSNDGVNCSNIDVVGLPPDADSLSDKQHAVGMTASIPSSDVLKLEDKHSPEEQVTEDIMSIDDGLNSPVVTGRECVPWVGSSEGGLPNTPCKLESLKDGAGRSGRSKSSAKDQENGSGKREGPQDGSTSKKRSGERQDEGRLTNGFSERDFEYYVKVIRWLECEGHIEKNFRQKFLTWYSLRATPQEVRIVKIYIDTFLEDPASLAEQLVDTFSECISSKRISVVPSGFCMKLWH, encoded by the exons ATGGCTACAGATTCGTCTTTTGAGG GTCTTGCTCTTGATCCTTCCAAGTGCAGTAAATTGAGTATGGAGGAAAAAAGAGAACTTGTATATGAAGTATCTAAGTGGTCGCATGGTGCATCTGAGATACTGCAGTCATGGAGCCGTCAGGAGATTTTGCAAATATTGTGTGCAGAGATgggaaaagagagaaagtaTACTGGGTTGACGAAGttgaaaattatagaaaatcTTCTTAAAATTGTTTCTGAAAAGAAATCAGGGGGGCATGAAACTGCGACAGACCCTGAACCACATTCTTCGCCTGCATCTGGTCAGAAACCTGCTAAAAGGCAGAGAAAATCTGAGAATCCTTCTCAGTTACCTGTTCCTGTGACCAGCATTTCAGTCAATAATGGTAGTGATTCTGTTAATACTACATACTGCAAGAACTCAGCCTGCAAAGCTACCATGAATCAAACAGATGCATTTTGTAAAAGATGTTCATGCTGCATTTGTCATCAATACGATGATAACAAAGACCCTAGCCTGTGGTTAATATGTAGTTCTGAGAATCCATTTCCTGGTGTTTCATGTGGCTTGTCATGCCACCTTGAGTGTGCTTTGAAACATGATGGTTCTGGAATTGTCAAAGATGGGGATCGTCCCAAGCTTGATGGAGGCTTCTACTGTGTTGCTTGTGGGAAAGTAAATGATTTACTCGG atgCTGGAGAAAACAACTGATGGTAGCAAAGGATACTAGACGTGTAGATATACTCTGTTATCGTGTCTCCTTAAGCCAGAGACTTTTACAAGGAACTGAAAAGTATGACGaactttataaaattgttgATGAAGCAGTGAAGAAACTTGAACCTGAAGTGGGCCCACTCACTGGCTCACCGGTGAAGATTGGTAGGGGAATTGTGAACAGGCTTTCATCAGGACCCGAGGTTCAGAAACAATGTGGTTTTGCTCTTGAATCGCTTGATTCACTGCTTTCGAAAAGGATCTTGCCATCATCACCCAATCCAACAACTCAag ATGCACATCTGGTGGCTCCTAATATGGTGAGGTTTGAAGATGTCAGTGCTACATCCCTGACTATTATTTTGGGTTCCGAAGAACCCTCTGGTGAAAACATCGCTGCTTACACCATGTGGTATCGCAAAGCTGATGAAGTGGACTATCCGATGGAGCCGACATGCACCTCGCTGGTACCAAATAGAAGGTTCAGTGTCAGGGGTCTACTTCCAGGTACAGAATACAGATTCAAAGTTGTTTCAAATGATTCGAGGGTATCAGGTGTGTGCGAAGTTCAAATCTCAACAGAGCTTGGGGAGGATGAAGTCCCTAATTGCTCTGCAACAGAGAGAAGTCAGAGCCCAGTAACCAACTGTAGCAGCCTTTCCAATCCGTCATCAGTAGAAGATGAAACTAATAACTGCAATCCATACAGTGACCTGACCAATAACCGAGCTGGTCATTATCCATCTTTTCGCAAGGAAAGCGACCAGCTTGCTTCTGGAAATTTATCTAATGATGGTGTTAACTGTTCCAACATAGATGTTGTGGGTCTTCCTCCTGATGCAGATTCTTTGTCAGACAAGCAGCATGCTGTAGGAATGACTGCCTCCATACCCAGTTCTGATGTGCTAAAGCTGGAAGACAAGCACTCGCCGGAGGAACAAGTGACTGAGGACATCATGAGCATTGACGATGGTTTGAATTCCCCAGTTGTAACGGGTAGGGAATGTGTGCCGTGGGTAGGTAGCTCGGAAGGAGGGTTGCCAAATACTCCATGCAAGTTGGAAAGCCTTAAGGATGGAGCAGGAAGGAGTGGAAGATCGAAGTCGAGTGCGAAAGATCAAGAAAATGGATCAGGGAAAAGGGAGGGACCCCAGGATGGAAGCACATCCAAGAAGAGAAGCGGAGAAAGGCAAGATGAGGGCCGCTTGACCAATGGATTTTCGGAGCGTGATTTTGAGTATTATGTGAAGGTGATTAGGTGGTTAGAATGTGAAGGGCACATAGAGAAGAACTTCAGGCAGAAATTTCTGACTTGGTACAGCTTAAGAGCCACCCCTCAAGAAGTTAGGATTGTGAAAATATACATTGATACATTTCTTGAAGATCCAGCATCTCTTGCAGAGCAACTTGTGGACACCTTCTCAGAATGTATATCCAGCAAGAGAATATCAGTGGTGCCATCGGGGTTCTGCATGAAGCTTTGGCATTGA
- the LOC108322106 gene encoding AP2-like ethylene-responsive transcription factor AIL5 produces the protein MDSSSSPPNNNNSLAFSLSNHFPNPSSSHSTSPLSLFHSFASYPALTLTGSSTVDAPPEAAGLGGATNLSIFTAAPKFEDFLGSSATADTTATGAPPQLPQFSTDNNLYESELKTTIAACFPRGFAAEASTEPQKPSPKKTVDTFGQRTSIYRGVTRHRWTGRYEAHLWDNSCRREGQSRKGRQVYLGGYDKEDKAARAYDLAALKYWGPTTTTNFPISNYEKELGEMKNMTRQEFVASLRRKSSGFSRGASIYRGVTRHHQHGRWQARIGRVAGNKDLYLGTFSTQEEAAEAYDIAAIKFRGLNAVTNFDMSRYDVKSIANSTLPIGGLSSKNKTSADSASESKSHEASRSDERDPSSASSVTFGSQQQPSSSTLSFAIPIKQDPSDYWSILGYHNPTLDNSGVRNTASVTTTSPFQMDLSSAPSNTGSENNAAFFSGGGIFVQQQSGHGNGNGHGHGNGSGGSLSCSIPFASPIFSLNSNTSYESSAGYCNWIGPTLHAFQSHAKPSLFQTPIFGME, from the exons ATGGACTCTTCTTCATCACCGccaaacaacaacaactccCTCGCTTTCTCTCTTTCCAATCACTTCCCAAACCCCTCTTCCTCTCACTCTACCTCTCCTCTCTCCCTTTTCCACTCCTTCGCCTCTTATCCAGCTCTCACACTCACAG GCAGCAGCACCGTGGATGCACCACCGGAGGCAGCAGGCCTCGGAGGGGCCACCAACCTCTCCATATTCACCGCTGCTCCCAAGTTTGAGGACTTTCTTGGCAGTTCCGCCACAGCAGACACCACCGCCACGGGTGCACCGCCACAACTTCCGCAGTTCTCCACTGACAACAACCTATACGAATCGGAGCTGAAGACAACAATAGCCGCCTGCTTTCCTCGCGGCTTCGCCGCCGAAGCAAGCACCGAACCTCAAAAGCCCTCTCCGAAGAAAACCGTGGACACCTTCGGCCAACGTACTTCCATCTACCGTGGCGTCACCCG gCACAGATGGACCGGAAGATATGAAGCTCATCTATGGGACAATAGTTGTAGAAGGGAAGGACAGAGTAGGAAAGGAAGACAAG TTTATTTGG GTGGTTATGACAAAGAAGATAAGGCAGCTAGAGCTTACGATCTCGCTGCTCTCAAGTACTGGGGTccaaccaccaccaccaacttTCCG ATTTCCAACTATGAGAAGGAGCTGGGAGAGATGAAGAACATGACGAGGCAGGAGTTTGTTGCTTCTCTACGAAG GAAGAGCAGTGGTTTCTCTAGGGGGGCCTCTATATACAGAGGAGTGACGAG ACACCACCAGCATGGCCGATGGCAGGCGAGAATAGGCAGAGTTGCCGGAAACAAAGACCTCTACCTTGGCACTTTCA gcACTCAAGAGGAAGCTGCCGAGGCCTATGACATTGCAGCTATAAAATTCAGGGGGTTAAATGCAGTCACAAACTTCGACATGAGTCGCTACGACGTGAAGAGCATTGCAAACAGCACACTTCCCATTGGGGGTTTGTCTAGCAAGAACAAGACATCCGCGGATTCGGCATCTGAGAGCAAAAGCCACGAGGCAAGCCGATCGGACGAACGAGATCCGTCATCAGCTTCATCCGTGACCTTTGGATCACAGCAGCAGCCTTCCAGCTCTACCTTAAGCTTTGCCATCCCTATCAAGCAAGACCCTTCAGATTACTGGTCCATCTTGGGGTACCACAATCCTACTCTCGACAACAGTGGGGTCAGGAACACTGCTAGTGTTACTACAACTTCACCCTTCCAAATGGACCTCTCAAGTGCCCCCTCAAATACCGGCAGTGAAAACAACGCCGCGTTTTTCAGTGGAGGAGGCATCTTTGTTCAGCAGCAAAGTGGTCATGGAAATGGGAATGGTCATGGTCATGGAAATGGAAGCGGTGGTTCTTTAAGCTGTTCAATCCCATTCGCCTCGCCCATCTTTTCTCTAAATAGCAATACTAGTTATGAGAGCAGTGCTGGTTACTGCAACTGGATTGGACCTACTCTGCACGCATTCCAATCCCATGCAAAACCAAGTCTCTTTCAAACCCCGATATTTGGCATGGAATGA